GAGCCCGCCGCTGCGCCTCGCTACCGCGTGTCCACGAAGGAGGCGCCGCGTCACCTCATCGCCAACGGCAAGGGCTCGGCCACGCTGCTGCTCAACGCCTCCACGGGCGCCACGGCCGCGTCCGTGACGCTGCTGGAGCTGGGCAAGGGCTCTGGCGTGCCCGAGCACATCCACGAGTCCAGCGCGGAGATCCTCTATGTCGAGGACGGCGCCGCGGAGATGACGGTGAGCGGGCAGAAGCTCCGAGTGGAGAAGGGGGACGCGGTGTACATCCCCGCGGGCGCGAAGCACTCGGCGCAGGTGGTGTCCGAGGGGCCGTTTCGCGCGGTGCAGGTCTACGCTGGACCGGGCCCCGAGCAGCGCTTCACTCAGGGCCCTCGCGTGGACACGAAGCCGGGGAACTGAGGCAGGCGCGCGGCGTCAGTCCCAGTTCAGGGGCGCGAAGCACTCGCCGCACTGGCGCTGCGCGAGGTCCAGCCACTCCAGGGCCTCTTTCAGCACGGCCTCAGTGGGCCCGCTGTGGATGTCCAGCACGGCGTAGAGCGTGCCGAAGCGGTTGGCCACGGCCAGCACCGCGCCTCCGGGTGAAGCCCCCAGCTCCTTCATCAGCTCCTGGGAGACCCGGCCCTCTGAGTCTTGGAGCGCCCCAGGAGGCAATGGCTCGCCCAGCCGGCCTGGGGGCACCACGGAGAAGACCTCGATCTCCTCCGAGCGCCAGCCTGGGGCTCGGGCCATGAGCATCCGGTGGAGCGCATGACAGATGTCGCAGCCCGGGTGCAGCACGGCCACCAGCATGTCACGCCGCTGCCAGGCATCCAGGGTACCCCGAGGCGGACCGCCCGGCACAGGGAGCTGGAACAGAGGAACCTCGCTTCGGTCAGCAGCCATCGTCGGACCTCCCTGGGCTCCCATTGAAGGTAACACCGAGGCTCAGGCAAGGCTCCGCGCCAGGCTCCCCAGCGTGGCCATTGCGGCCTCGATGCGAGGAGACCACGGGTGGCCGCAGTTCAGACGGATGTGGTGGGAATAGCGCCGGGCCTGCGCGGAGAAGATGGGGCCGGGCGCGATGCTGATCCCCGCCTCCAGCGCTCGCTCGTGGAGGATGAGCGCATCCACCGTGGGAGGCAGCTCGACCCAGAGCAGCGCGTTGCCGGTGGGCCGCGTCGCGCAGGTGCCCTGGGGGAAGTGCTCGGCGATGGCCTCGCGCATGCGCTCCACCTGCGCGGCCACCCGGCGCCGCAGCGTCCGGAGGTGCCGGTCGTAGCCTCCGCCCTGGAGGAAGCGGGCGATGGCGAGCTGGGGCAGCGTGGGCGTGGCCACGGTCTGCGCGAACTTCAGCAACTCCACGCGCTCGCGGTAGCGGCCGGGAGCCACCCACCCCACCCGGTAGCCAGGGGCCAGGGTCTTCGAGAAGGAGCCACACAGCAGCACCCGTCCGTCGGTATCGAATGCCTTGCAGGGCCGGGGGCGCTCCGCGCCGAAGTGGAGATCTCCGTAAAGATCGTCCTCGATGAGGGGAACGTCGTGCTGGGCGAGCAGCGTCACGAGGCGCTGGCGGTTCACCTCGGGCATGCAGCTGCCCACGGGGTTGCTGAAGCTGGGCACGATCAGCACAGCGGCCACGCGCCGCTTGGCGAGCACTGCCTCCAGGGCCTCGATTTCCATTCCGTGCCGAGGGTGGCAGGGAATCTCCAGGGCCCGCAGCCCGAGCGCCTCGATGGCCCGCAGGGTGCCGTAGTAGGCGGGGGACTCGATGGCGATGGTGTCGCCGGTCCTCGCCACGGCGAGGAGGCTCAGGTGGAGGGCCTCGGAGGCGCCACAGGTGGTGATGAAGTCATCCGCGCCCAGGGTACAGCCCCAGTCGAGCGCGCGACGGGCGAGCTGTCTCCGCAGCTCCGGACAGCCGGGCGGCATGTCGTAGGCCACGGCCAGCTCACCGGCCTCGCGAGCCAGGAGCGCCAGCTCGCGGTTGAGGCGCCGGGTGGGCAGCAGCTCCGCGGCGGGGATGCCAGCACCGAGGGGCACCATCCGGGGATCGCTCGCGGACCGGTACACACGGGCCACGAGCGCGCTGACGCTCACGGGACTGGCAGTGGTGGGGGGCCGGGAGGACACCTGAGGCTCGGCGGGCAGAGGGCGCTCGCGCCGGCGCACGTAGTGGCCCGACTGGGGACGCGTCTCCACGAGCCCCATGGACTCCAGGTGGACGTACGCTTGCAGCACGGTGGAGATGCTCACCCGCTCGCGGGTGCTGAGCTCTCGTACGGAGGGCAGGCGCTCCCCAGGCCGCAGCGTGCCGGTGGCGATGGCGTCACCAATGCGCTCGGCCACCTGCTCGTACAGCTTTGACCTGTGGGCTGTGTCCATCGTGCGGTCCTCTCAGCGGGCTCGTGCGGTCCTGAACCCGGTTGAATAACGGCAGGGGCTGGGGCGGCCCAGATACAGCTGACCTCATTCTGGACCGGCACAGTGGCCATGGTACCCACTGTACTGGTCACAATTTCAACCTTCTGAATCTGTTCTTGTTCCTGCCTCGGGCGCATCTTGGGTGCCACAGGAGGCGGACGATGACGAATGTTCTCCTTGGTACGGGATGGATGCGCAGGGCCTTCGCGAAGCTGCTCCCAGTGCGGTGCCCCGTGGGGTACGGCACGGTGACGCTGGCCCAGGGCGAGCTCTGGAGCCGCCGGGTGCACGCCTACAGACTCACCTTCACCTGCCACGAGGGCTGGGTGTGGCTCACGCGCGAGGGTGATGCCGAGGACCATGTGCTCGCGGCCGGTGACTCGGTGCAGCTGGACCAGCCAGGGCTCGTGGTGGTGCAGGCGCTGCGGTCAGCACGCTTCGAGCTGCAACGGGCGACGCTCGAAGGGACGGACCTGCCGCACACGCCGAGAGCCGTGTCAGGGTAGGGTGCTATGTCCCAACTCCTGTGGTAGGATGCATCCGTTCGTGAGCAAGCGAGCGGTACCCGGGAGGACGGTGAACATGGCGAAGTCGATGGGCGGGGAGCTGGTGCTGCAGTTGCTCCACGAGTTCCGGGACCACCAGCAGGACTACCAGGGCTTCAAGCGGGAGATGCGGGAGTTCAAGCACGAGATGCGGGAGTTCAAGCACGAGATGCTGAGCTTCAAGGCCGTCACGGAACAACGTCTGGACCTGTTGCACCAAGGCCTGGTGCAGGCGCATGACTACCTGAAGCTCCTGGTGGAGATGGTGCAAGACGTGCGGCAAGCTTTGAACAAGCACAGCGACCAACTGGCCGATCACGAGCAGCGGATCATCATCTTGGAGAAATGATTGAAGCCTTCCGGCTCCTCCCGTGTCAGTGGAGGAGCTGGTACACCTGCTTGAGCATCGCCGCGCTGATCAGTCCACCGTAGGTGCCCAACACGTAGCCCAGCACGGCCAGCAGCACGCCCACGGGTGCCAAGGCCGGGTGGAAAGCCGCGGCCACCACCGAAGCGGACGCTGTGCCTCCCACGTTTGCCTGTGAGCCCACCGCCGCGAAGAAGATGGGCGCTCGCAGCAACCGCCGTACGCCCAGCGTCACCGCCGCGTGGATGGCCATCCACACCATGCCCACCGCCACCAGCGCCGGAGCGTCCAGGAGGCGCCGGAACTCGGCCTGCGCACCGATGGTGGCCACCAGCAGGTAGAGGAAGACCGAGCCCATCCGGCTGGCCCCCGCCCCCTCCAACCTCCGCACCGGAGTGAAGGAGAGGACCACGCCCACGGTCGTCACCAGCAACACCACCCACGTGAAGCCCGTCACGACGCTGCCCAGGTCCGGCAGCTTCGAGGCCACCACCGTACACGCCACCGTCGCCCCGAAGGCGATGGCCAGCATCCACAGCAGGTCCGCCAGACTCGCGGGCCGGGCCGTCTCGGCCTGAAGGCGCTCCACCTCTCCTCGCACCGCGTCCAGTGTCCGCCGATCCGCGCCAATCTTCGCGTCCATCTGCTGCTCGCGGCCCGCGAAGGACAACAGCACCGCCGTCCAGATGTTGGAGACGCCCACGTCCACCACCACCATCATGCTCAACGTGCTGTCTTTGGCACCCACGCTCTGGCCAATGGCCACGAAGTTCGCACTGCCGCCGATCCACGAGCCGCTCAGCGCCGCCAGCCCCTTCCAGGCTTCCTCTCCCAGCTCGGCCGGCACCAGCCCCCCGAGCAGCAGGTACGCCAGGGGTCCTCCCAGGACGATGCCCACCGCTCCCGCCAGGAAGATCACCACCGCGTTGCGTCCCAGCCGGGCAATCGCGGGCAGGTCCACGGAGAGCACCAGCAGCACCAGGCTCGCGGGCAGCAGGTACGCGCGCACGAAGCGGTACAGCTCGGACTGGAGCGGAATCACGCCCAGGTTCGAGAGCAGCGTGGGAACGAAGTAGATGAAGACGAGCAGCGGCACCACGCGGAAAAACCGCCCGAGCACCGGATGCCGATCGGCCAGGAACAGCAGGCCGACGACGCCCAGCAGCACCGCGAGCACCGACATCGGGTCCTGGATGAGTGCCGGGCTCACGCGCGCGTCCGCGGCTCCACGCCCAGCCCCGGCCCGTCCCCGAGCTGGATGCGCCCCTCCACCACTGGGTGTCCCTGGAAGGGGTCCTCGGCGATGAGCAGGTTGCCGTCCAGGTCCAGCCAGTCCGCCAGGGGCCCCAGGTGCGCCGCAGCAGCGATGCCCACCGACGTCTCCACCATGCACCCGATCATCACCTTCAGCCCACAGGCCCGGGCCACATCGATGATGCGCAACGTCTCGCGGATGCCACCGGCCTTCTGCAGCTTCACGTTGATGCCGTGGTACCCCTCGGCAAGCCGCGGCACATCCGAGGCGCGAATCAGGGCCTCATCCGCCACCAGCGGCAGCGGCGAGCGCGCCTTCAGCCACTTCGCGCCCTCCTCGTCCGCCGCGGGCAGGGGCTGCTCCACCAGCTCCACACCCTGAGTGGCCATCCACTCGATGTGCTGGAGCGCCTCTTCGGGACGCCAGGCCTCGTTCGCATCCACGCGAATCACCTTGGAGGTCGCCGCCCGCACCGTGCCGAAAACTTCGCGCACCCGGTCCGCGCCCAGCTTCACCTTGAGAACCGGGTACGGCTCGGCCTCGCGCACCTTGCGCGCCAGCGTCTCCGGGTCGTCGATCCCAATGGAGAACGAGGTGATGGGCATGCGCGCCGGATCGACTCCGATCAGCCGGTACAGCGGCGCCCCGAGCACCTTGCCCGCCAGGTCATGCAGGGCGATGTCCACCGCCGCCTTGGCCGCGCCGTTGCCGGGCACGGCCTCCTGGAGCGCCTCCGAGAGGTCACGGAAGTAGCGCAGGTCCTGCCGGTCGAGCACGGGTGCCAGCTTGCCCAGGGACTCCAGCACCGTCTCCGCGGACTCGTGGTAGCGCACGTTGGGCGCGGCCTCGCCGATCCCCACGTGCTCTCCAGAGCGCAGCTCGACGAAGACGTTGCGCTTCGAGGTGCTGGTGCCTCGGGAGATCGTCCAGGCGTGGCGCAGCGGCAGTTCGACGACGCGAGGATTCAAGGCGGGGGGCATGGGCGGTCGGGTTCTCCAGGTCGGTGAGCCCTGTAGCACGACTTGTCCCGGCGATGAGGCGGGAAGGCATCGGGCGGGGTACAACGCACCCGCTCATGCGCTCCCTTCCCTTGTGCCTCACCCTCATCGCCCTGGGTTGCAGCCACGCGGCTGGACCGGCCTCCCCTTCGCGTCCGCGTACTGCGGACACCGAACTGCGGACGCTGCTCGCCGAGCTCGTCGCGGTGGACACCTCCAACCCTCCCGGGAATGAGACCGCCGCCGCCCAGGTGGCGGCAAAGTGGCTGCGCGAAGCGGGCATCGAGGTGGAAATCCTCGAGCCTGCCCCTGGGCGCGGGAACCTGCTGGCCCGGCTGAAGGGCACGGGCGGCGGCCGTCCCATCCTCGTCCTGGCACACCTGGACACGGTCCCTGCCAAGCGCGAGGAGTGGGCAACCGATCCCTGGCAGCTCACCGAGCGCGAGGGCTTCCTCTATGGCCGCGGTGTGCAGGACAACAAGGGCATGGCCGCCGCGAGCGTGCTGGCGCTGCGGCGGCTCCAGCGGGAGGGCGGGAAGCGATCGCGAGACCTCATCCTGTACCTCGGCGCGGACGAGGAGGTGGGCCCTCGCTACGGGCTGGAGTGGATGCTGGCGAACCGTCCGGAGCTGCGCGAGGCCGAGTTCGCCCTCAACGAGGGGGGCCTCACCGAGCTGGCCGCGGACCGAAGCCGGGTGCAGTTCGTGGCGCTCCAGGCCGCCGAGCGTGTCTCCCGGGACGTGGTGCTCAAGGCCACGGGCCCAGGGGGCCACTCGTCCGCGCCGCCCGCGGACCCCAACCCGCTGGTACGGGTGTCCGCGGCGGTGGCTCGCATCGGGGCCCTCACCTTCCCGGCCCGGCTGACGCCGGCGGCGCGGCTGCACATCCAGGGGCGTGCTCCCCGGACCGCCGGCGAGCTGGGCGAAGCGCTGAAGCGCATTGCCGCATCACCCGACGCGCCACCTTCGGACGCGGTGGATACTGTGGCCCGCCTGGATCCGGCCCTGGCGGCGGTGATGCGCACCACGTGCACACCCACCGTCTTCCAGGCGGGCACCCGCCCCAATGTCATCCCCGCCACTGCCGAGGCCACCATCAACTGCCGGCTGCTGCCGGACGAAGACGCCCCCGCGCTCAAGGCCCGCCTTGTCGCCGCGGTGGCGGATCCCTCCGTCCAGGTGGAAATGAACACGAGTCCTCCGAACTCGCCCATGTCGCCCGTGGGGGATAACGCGATGTTCCAGGCCGCGAGGGCCGCAGCGTCCCAGGTGTGGCCCGGCGTGCCCGTCATCCCCCGCCAGTCCACCGGCACCACCGAGTCGGCCCTGCTCCGGCGTGCTGGCATTCATGCCTACGGCATCGACCTGTTCGCGCTCACTCCCGAGGATGCGCGCACCGCGCACGCTCCCAACGAGCGGGTGCCCGTGGCCTCGCTCCAGCCAGGCGCCGAGTTCGTCTACCTGCTGCTCCACGAGCTGGTGAAGGAGTAGGACTCGGAGTGGATGCGCTGTGCGTGGAAGCAGGCCCGTGATTAGCTCCGCGCCCGTGACCGTTCGCTCTCATTTTCTTCTCGTTCCTCTCCTGGCCCTGGCGGGGTGTGCAGGATGGTCTCGAACGAACCCCGTGGTGGAGGGGCCCGTGGCGCGACAGTGGCGGCTCAGCGCGGCGACGCGTGACTTCGAGCGTTTCTCCCGGGAGGGCACGGTGCTCGCCGGAGATGGCGCGCTGGAGTTGGATGCGACAGCGCCCTTAGGCTCCGCGCCCTTTCCCGCAGGCAAGGAAGGCGGGCCTCCGCCGGTGGAGAGCTACCGCTTCGGCACAGCCGTGCTGGCGGACCACTCCATTCCCACCGGCTTCACCCACGCCGTGCCCTCGCTGGAGGCGCTCACCCCCCCGGGCACCTGGGTGCGACTGACGCTCGCCGCGCGCGTGGGGGACACGTGGACGAAGGACTACGACTTCGGCCCCTGGGCCTTCGACAAGGGCACCGTGTCGCGGCGCAGCGTGAACGGCCAGGAGGACGCACTGGGCAAGGTCCTCACCGACACG
The Hyalangium minutum DNA segment above includes these coding regions:
- a CDS encoding DUF819 domain-containing protein gives rise to the protein MSPALIQDPMSVLAVLLGVVGLLFLADRHPVLGRFFRVVPLLVFIYFVPTLLSNLGVIPLQSELYRFVRAYLLPASLVLLVLSVDLPAIARLGRNAVVIFLAGAVGIVLGGPLAYLLLGGLVPAELGEEAWKGLAALSGSWIGGSANFVAIGQSVGAKDSTLSMMVVVDVGVSNIWTAVLLSFAGREQQMDAKIGADRRTLDAVRGEVERLQAETARPASLADLLWMLAIAFGATVACTVVASKLPDLGSVVTGFTWVVLLVTTVGVVLSFTPVRRLEGAGASRMGSVFLYLLVATIGAQAEFRRLLDAPALVAVGMVWMAIHAAVTLGVRRLLRAPIFFAAVGSQANVGGTASASVVAAAFHPALAPVGVLLAVLGYVLGTYGGLISAAMLKQVYQLLH
- a CDS encoding PLP-dependent aminotransferase family protein — translated: MDTAHRSKLYEQVAERIGDAIATGTLRPGERLPSVRELSTRERVSISTVLQAYVHLESMGLVETRPQSGHYVRRRERPLPAEPQVSSRPPTTASPVSVSALVARVYRSASDPRMVPLGAGIPAAELLPTRRLNRELALLAREAGELAVAYDMPPGCPELRRQLARRALDWGCTLGADDFITTCGASEALHLSLLAVARTGDTIAIESPAYYGTLRAIEALGLRALEIPCHPRHGMEIEALEAVLAKRRVAAVLIVPSFSNPVGSCMPEVNRQRLVTLLAQHDVPLIEDDLYGDLHFGAERPRPCKAFDTDGRVLLCGSFSKTLAPGYRVGWVAPGRYRERVELLKFAQTVATPTLPQLAIARFLQGGGYDRHLRTLRRRVAAQVERMREAIAEHFPQGTCATRPTGNALLWVELPPTVDALILHERALEAGISIAPGPIFSAQARRYSHHIRLNCGHPWSPRIEAAMATLGSLARSLA
- a CDS encoding M20/M25/M40 family metallo-hydrolase; protein product: MRSLPLCLTLIALGCSHAAGPASPSRPRTADTELRTLLAELVAVDTSNPPGNETAAAQVAAKWLREAGIEVEILEPAPGRGNLLARLKGTGGGRPILVLAHLDTVPAKREEWATDPWQLTEREGFLYGRGVQDNKGMAAASVLALRRLQREGGKRSRDLILYLGADEEVGPRYGLEWMLANRPELREAEFALNEGGLTELAADRSRVQFVALQAAERVSRDVVLKATGPGGHSSAPPADPNPLVRVSAAVARIGALTFPARLTPAARLHIQGRAPRTAGELGEALKRIAASPDAPPSDAVDTVARLDPALAAVMRTTCTPTVFQAGTRPNVIPATAEATINCRLLPDEDAPALKARLVAAVADPSVQVEMNTSPPNSPMSPVGDNAMFQAARAAASQVWPGVPVIPRQSTGTTESALLRRAGIHAYGIDLFALTPEDARTAHAPNERVPVASLQPGAEFVYLLLHELVKE
- a CDS encoding DUF2917 domain-containing protein; protein product: MTNVLLGTGWMRRAFAKLLPVRCPVGYGTVTLAQGELWSRRVHAYRLTFTCHEGWVWLTREGDAEDHVLAAGDSVQLDQPGLVVVQALRSARFELQRATLEGTDLPHTPRAVSG
- a CDS encoding cupin domain-containing protein; this translates as MTRPRIVLPLLGAAVLGLAAMSWASEPAAAPRYRVSTKEAPRHLIANGKGSATLLLNASTGATAASVTLLELGKGSGVPEHIHESSAEILYVEDGAAEMTVSGQKLRVEKGDAVYIPAGAKHSAQVVSEGPFRAVQVYAGPGPEQRFTQGPRVDTKPGN
- a CDS encoding dipeptide epimerase; protein product: MPPALNPRVVELPLRHAWTISRGTSTSKRNVFVELRSGEHVGIGEAAPNVRYHESAETVLESLGKLAPVLDRQDLRYFRDLSEALQEAVPGNGAAKAAVDIALHDLAGKVLGAPLYRLIGVDPARMPITSFSIGIDDPETLARKVREAEPYPVLKVKLGADRVREVFGTVRAATSKVIRVDANEAWRPEEALQHIEWMATQGVELVEQPLPAADEEGAKWLKARSPLPLVADEALIRASDVPRLAEGYHGINVKLQKAGGIRETLRIIDVARACGLKVMIGCMVETSVGIAAAAHLGPLADWLDLDGNLLIAEDPFQGHPVVEGRIQLGDGPGLGVEPRTRA